The Streptomyces sp. NBC_01591 genome window below encodes:
- a CDS encoding condensation domain-containing protein, with amino-acid sequence MSTVTGTDQRATAEGTLPLTAIQEAMWTAYRVAPESAAYNIVMPLLLRGPVDPDAMDAAVTAVGDRQELLRSVFTEQDGTPVRTAAERALVGMEFRDLDGIDEDGLRRAVEEAGARPFRLESGAFRVVLLRRSDDEWALVTAAHHIVSDFTSRWLLVRDLLDAYTGISAGEAPAWRPIPGSYADHAAEELRHTSSEAGRRGAALWRDSVAGAPAAELPLDRPRPAVRSLKGGTVVRVLAPATAQGLDAAADDAGVTPFAYLLGVFQALTHRWTGQEEFVLGVPATSRMGKAQRDVIGCFLNTMPVRAEFDAASTFRGTAALAGERVMRGMVNVRYPCALAFPQATVFRTALFLVQMDRMDPPVPNVPPGQVIGPFLAYKGLDIALIDVPQQEGQLDLLLRIEQTPDGITAVFSYDTDLLDRATVERFADGYERMLAAGVADPGTRIADVELAGQDETAALLALGSTSFDDFAGSGDFDSFENSWDYR; translated from the coding sequence ATGAGTACCGTGACCGGAACCGACCAGCGCGCCACGGCCGAGGGAACCCTGCCGCTGACCGCCATCCAGGAAGCGATGTGGACCGCGTACCGCGTCGCACCGGAGAGCGCCGCCTACAACATCGTGATGCCCCTGCTGCTGCGCGGGCCCGTCGACCCGGACGCCATGGACGCGGCGGTCACCGCCGTCGGCGACCGGCAGGAGCTGCTGCGCTCCGTCTTCACCGAGCAGGACGGCACACCGGTGCGCACCGCCGCCGAACGGGCCCTGGTCGGCATGGAGTTCAGGGACCTGGACGGCATCGACGAGGACGGTCTGCGACGGGCCGTGGAGGAGGCGGGCGCCCGCCCCTTCCGGCTGGAGTCCGGCGCCTTCCGGGTCGTGCTGCTGCGTCGCTCCGACGACGAGTGGGCGCTCGTGACCGCCGCCCACCACATCGTCAGCGACTTCACCTCGCGCTGGCTGCTCGTCCGCGACCTGCTCGACGCGTACACCGGCATCTCCGCCGGCGAAGCGCCGGCCTGGCGGCCCATTCCCGGCTCGTACGCCGACCACGCCGCCGAGGAACTGCGCCACACCTCGTCCGAGGCGGGACGGCGCGGCGCGGCCCTGTGGCGCGATTCGGTCGCCGGGGCGCCCGCCGCCGAACTCCCCCTGGACCGGCCGCGGCCCGCCGTGCGCTCCCTCAAGGGCGGCACCGTGGTACGCGTGCTCGCCCCGGCCACCGCCCAGGGGCTCGACGCGGCAGCCGACGACGCGGGGGTCACCCCGTTCGCGTATCTGCTCGGCGTCTTCCAGGCACTCACCCACCGCTGGACCGGCCAGGAGGAATTCGTCCTCGGGGTGCCCGCGACCAGCCGGATGGGCAAGGCGCAGCGGGACGTGATCGGCTGCTTCCTCAACACCATGCCGGTACGGGCCGAGTTCGACGCCGCCAGCACCTTCCGGGGGACCGCCGCGCTGGCAGGCGAACGGGTGATGCGGGGCATGGTCAACGTCCGCTACCCGTGCGCCCTGGCCTTCCCGCAGGCCACCGTCTTCCGCACCGCGCTGTTCCTGGTCCAGATGGACCGGATGGACCCGCCGGTGCCCAACGTCCCGCCGGGGCAGGTCATCGGCCCGTTCCTCGCGTACAAGGGGCTGGACATCGCCCTCATCGACGTCCCGCAGCAGGAGGGCCAGCTGGACCTGCTGCTGCGTATCGAGCAGACCCCCGACGGCATCACCGCAGTCTTCTCGTACGACACCGACCTGCTCGACCGTGCCACGGTCGAGCGGTTCGCGGACGGCTACGAGCGGATGCTCGCCGCGGGCGTCGCCGACCCGGGCACCCGGATCGCCGACGTGGAACTGGCCGGACAGGACGAGACGGCCGCGCTGCTCGCCCTCGGCTCCACCTCCTTCGACGACTTCGCCGGCTCCGGCGACTTCGACTCCTTCGAGAACTCCTGGGACTACCGATGA
- a CDS encoding FAD-dependent monooxygenase produces MTMRIAIVGAGLGGLTAAAALHHRGLDVQVYERGEELREQGVGMHLGPNGTRLLQRLGLGPELERCAVRPEALEVRAFHNGATVARQEMGEAWQERFRAPYYTVHRGDLHRMLSSCVPAERLHTGKELVRYEETVYGVVLHFADGTDAHADVLIGADGVHSAVRRAVAGADAPVYSGNSALRGVVDAVDLPDLDPALMYMYAGPTARVLLYPVTGGRQFTYVVVTPAAEGAAESWTSAGDRTDLDAVLAGWDPAVRALADAAGEVRRWALYDREPLERWSTSRTTLLGDAAHPMLPHHGQGANQAVEDAVALAVCLEEAAPGADGIAAALRRYEEARRPHTTRVQLGSRTGQQPPKDASAHRRIDAESVDWVLDHDVEAALGGAESVLHQAA; encoded by the coding sequence ATGACCATGCGCATCGCGATCGTGGGTGCGGGCCTCGGCGGGCTGACGGCCGCCGCAGCACTGCACCACCGGGGCCTGGACGTCCAGGTCTACGAACGAGGGGAGGAGCTGCGCGAGCAGGGCGTCGGGATGCACCTCGGCCCCAACGGCACCAGACTGCTCCAACGCCTCGGCCTCGGACCGGAGTTGGAACGGTGCGCGGTGCGCCCCGAGGCCCTGGAGGTGCGGGCCTTCCACAACGGTGCCACGGTGGCCCGCCAGGAGATGGGCGAGGCGTGGCAGGAGAGGTTCCGCGCCCCGTACTACACCGTGCACCGCGGTGACCTGCACCGGATGCTGTCCTCGTGCGTCCCCGCCGAGCGGCTGCACACCGGCAAGGAGCTCGTCCGGTACGAGGAGACCGTGTACGGGGTCGTCCTGCACTTCGCGGACGGCACCGACGCGCACGCCGACGTGCTGATCGGCGCGGACGGCGTGCACTCGGCGGTCCGCCGCGCGGTCGCGGGCGCCGACGCCCCGGTCTACTCCGGCAACAGCGCCCTGCGCGGTGTGGTCGACGCCGTCGACCTGCCGGACCTGGACCCCGCCCTGATGTACATGTACGCGGGCCCCACCGCGCGGGTCCTGCTCTACCCGGTCACCGGGGGCCGGCAGTTCACCTACGTCGTGGTGACCCCGGCCGCCGAAGGTGCCGCCGAGTCGTGGACCAGCGCGGGTGACCGTACCGACCTCGACGCAGTGCTGGCGGGCTGGGACCCGGCCGTGCGCGCGCTCGCCGACGCGGCGGGCGAGGTGCGCCGCTGGGCGCTGTACGACCGCGAGCCGCTGGAGCGGTGGAGCACCTCCCGCACGACGCTGCTCGGCGACGCGGCCCACCCGATGCTCCCGCACCACGGGCAGGGCGCCAACCAGGCCGTGGAGGACGCCGTGGCGCTCGCGGTCTGCCTCGAAGAGGCGGCTCCCGGAGCGGACGGCATCGCCGCCGCACTGCGCCGCTACGAGGAGGCGCGCAGGCCGCACACCACCCGGGTGCAACTCGGCTCCCGGACCGGGCAGCAGCCCCCGAAGGACGCGTCCGCGCACCGCCGCATCGACGCCGAGAGCGTCGACTGGGTCCTCGACCACGACGTCGAGGCGGCCCTCGGTGGGGCGGAAAGCGTGCTGCACCAGGCGGCCTGA
- a CDS encoding MbtH family protein, which translates to MSDQQTEETVYRVVLNDEEQYSIWWAERALPAGWHTEGTEGTREECLARITEIWTDLRPLSLRRRMDATAA; encoded by the coding sequence ATGAGCGATCAGCAGACCGAAGAGACCGTGTACCGCGTCGTTCTCAACGACGAGGAGCAGTACTCGATCTGGTGGGCCGAGCGCGCCCTGCCGGCCGGCTGGCACACCGAGGGCACCGAAGGCACCCGCGAGGAATGCCTCGCACGCATCACCGAGATCTGGACCGACCTGCGCCCGCTGAGCCTGCGCCGCCGCATGGACGCCACCGCCGCCTGA